From the genome of Pseudomonas hamedanensis:
GGCACCGTCCGGATCGGCACGCCGGACGATTACGTGATGCGCTTTCTGCCAGGAATCCTGTCGCGGTTCGCGCAGTTCTATCCGCTGATTCAGATCGAAGTGCATTGCGAGTCGAGCAAGCAGTTGCTGCAACGCACCGATCTGGATTTGTCGATCGTTACGCGAGAGCCAGGCAACGAGCTTGGACAGCTATTGCGCAAGGAGCGGTTTGTCTGGGCCGAAGCACAGAACTTCAGCGCGCACGAACAGACGCCGCTGCCGCTGGCGATGTTCAACAGTGATTGTTTCTGTCGTTTGTGGGCGTGCAATGCGCTGGATGCGATGGGCCGCGATTACCGCATCGCCTACAACAGCAGCAGTTTGTCGGCGCTGATGGCCGTGGTCAGCGCGGGTCTGGCGATCACCGCACAACTGGAGAGTCTGATCACCCCGGACATGCGCATTCTCGGTGCCGACGAAGGCCTGCCGTTGTTGCCGGAAGCCAGCATCATGCTGATCCGCAACCTCAACAATCCGTCGCCGATCACCGAATGCCTGGCCGAGCACATCGTCGAAGGCTTCAAACTTTAAACGCGAGCATCACCGCACACAGCACCAGAAAACCGCAGAACAGCCCCCGCAGCAGTTTTTCCGGCAAGGCGTGGGCGACTTTCACGCCCCAACTGATGCTGGCCAGACCGCCGATGGCCAAAGGCAAGCCGATCATCCAGTTGACTTCGTGGTGCACCGCGTAAGTGACCAGGGTCACGCCGGTGCTTGGCAATGCCAGCGCCAGCGACAGACCTTGCGCCACCACTTGCGTGGTGCCGAACAGGCTGGTCAACACAGGCGTGGCCACCACGGCTCCGCCAACGCCGAACAACCCGCCCATGGTCCCGGACGCTGCGCCAAGCACGCCGAGCCACGGCCAGGAATAGCGCATCTCGGCGCTCGGCGCGGGTCGCCGGCCGAACATCTTCAGCAAGTTGTAAGCCGACAGCGCCACCAGAAACGCGACAAAGCCGATGCGCATGGTTTGCGCATCGATGCCCACCGCCCAGATCGAACCGAGCCAGGCAAAGCAAAAGCCCATCGCCGCCAACGGCAGCGCATGACGCAGTTCGATGCGATTGCGTTGGTGATAGCGCCACAGCGCCAGCATCACGTTCGGCACCACCATCACCAGCGCGGTGCCTTGGGCGATCTGTTGATCCAGTCCGAACCATACGCCGAGCAAGGGAATGGCGATCAAACCACCGCCGATGCCGAAGATTCCGCCCAAGGTACCCAAGGCGGCGCCAAACAACAGGTACAACAAAAGCTCCATCACAACCGTCATCCTCAAGCGTCAAGTGACCAATGCTACGCAGTCGCGCCTAGCGGGGAAACGCACAGCAACGCACAATGGCTATGCCGATTTTGCACAAGCGTGTTTTTCTGATGAATCCCAACCAATTGACCGACCAGCTCGGCTTGTTCCTTGATGTATTGGAGAGCGGCAGCTTTTCGGCCGCTTCGCGTCGCCATCCGCTGACGCCTTCCGCCGTGGCGCGGCGCATCGACAGCCTGGAAAGTGCGGTGGGCAGCCAGTTATTCGTGCGCAGCACCCATGCCGTACTCCCGACCTCGGCCGGCATGGCGTTTGCCGAACGAGCGCGACGGATCATCGCCGAGCTGCAACTGGCACGCGCCGAAGCCGTGTCCCTGAGCAGCGCACCTGAAGGGCTGATCCGCATCGACGCACCCGCGGCCTTCGGACGTCGGCATCTGGCGCCAGTGATTGCCGATTTTCTTTTGCTCTACCCCGGACTCGACGTGCAGATGCACCTGATCGACAGCTTCATCGACATGGCCGGCGCCAATCTGGGCAAGGTCGACCTGGTGCTGCGTGCCGGCCAACTGGCGGACACCCGATTGGTCGCGACACCGCTGGCAAGCATGGTCCGTGTCGCCTGCGCCAGTCCCGACTATCTGAAGCGCCGTGGCGTTCCCAATCACCCTGCGCAGTTGAACGAACACGACGGTCTGGACTGGGAAGGCCTTGCGCCGCCCTTCGCCTGGAAGTTCGAGGTGGACGGGCAGATGCAGTTGCATCGTCCGTCGCGCATACGCCTGAGCGCCAACAATGCCGAGGCCCTGGCGTGTGGCGCGGCGGCGGGACTGGGCGTCGCACACCTGCCAACCTGGCTGGCCAGCGAATACCTGCTGCGCGGCGAGTTGCTGCCGCTGTTTTGTGAACACGGCCTGCCGCCGCCGGAGTGCACCGGCATTTATGCGCTGCGGATGGAACAGCAGATTCATTCGCGCAGTCGTTTGTTGCTGGAGTACCTGAAAACCCGCTTCAGCCCGGTGCCGCCTTGGGACCTGGCTTTGCAACGGCAATTCGCTCGACACTGACCCGGGCATATTTATCTGGCGCATTAAAGATTCGAGCGCTAGATTTAAAACGATCAACGATCAAGGCTTTGACATGACTTCCGAACGCGACAATTGCGACGACTTGCTGCTCGACAACCAGGCGTGCTTCGCCCTGCACTCGACGTCGCTGATGATGACCAAGGTCTACAAACCGCTGTTGCAGGCGCTGGGGCTGACCTATCCGCAGTATCTGGCGATGATGGTGCTGTGGGAGCAAGACGGTTTGACCGTGGGGGAAATCAGCGCTCGTCTGCTTACCGATCCGGGATCGCTGACCCCGCTGCTCAAACGCCTGGAAGCGGAAGGCCTGCTTAGCCGCACCCGCAGCAAAGCGGATGAACGGGTGGTGATTGTCGAGCTGACCGAAGCGGGCCGGGCCTTGCGCGACAAGGCGCAAACCGTGCCTCAGTGCATTTTGGGTGCCAGCGGTTTCACCCTGGAGCGATTGCAGAAATTGCAGGCCGAATTGCAGGCACTGCGGGGGCATCTGCAAGACAGCCTCAACTGAACGCCACAGTCCCCTGTAGGAGTGAGCCTGCTCGCGATAGCGGTATTCCAGTCACCGCATATGTTGCCTGACAGAACGCTATCGCGAGCAGGCTCACTCCTACAGTAGAGCGCCTTCGCCTGAAAATATCTTTCGCCTTCAAATCCCCTCCGAGCCTTCTATCTCAACCCTCTCCAGCTGATTGATCTCTCGACAGTCACGTTATTTCAAATTTTCTCAAAAATTTATCTTGCGCGCTAAACATTAGCGCTATACATTCTCTTCACACCTACTTAGCGCGCAAACAATTAGCGCACAACATCACAACCAACGAGGCTCACACCATGCAAACTCTCTACACCGCAATCGCAACTTCCACTGGCGGCCGTGACGGTCGTGCGATCTCCAGCGATAACGTGCTTGACGTCAAACTCGCCACCCCCAAAGAACTCGGCGGTGCCGGCGGCGCGGCGACCAATCCGGAACAACTGTTCGCTGCCGGTTACTCGGCCTGCTTCATCGGCGCGTTGAAATTCGTCGCCAGCCAGACCAAACGCAAGATTCCGGACGACGCGTCGATTACCGCCCATGTCGGCATCGGCCAGATCCCTGGCGGTTTCGGTCTGGACATCGATTTGCACATCAGCCTGCCGGGCCTTGAACAAGCCGACGCACAAGCGCTGGTCGACGCAGCTCACCAGGTCTGCCCGTACTCCAACGCCACCCGTGGCAACGTCGATGTCCGTCTGCACGTCACCGTGTAATCACTCAAGCCCCCGGCCCGAACAAGGAAATTGAACATGAACACTTTCAGCAAAGTCTTGACCGGTACCCTTCTCGCCCTCTCGGTGCACAGCGCTTTTGCCGGTGATGTCGAACACAACACCCAGGCCTTTCTCGATGTGCTGAATTCAGGCAGCGGCAAGCCGATCGAGCAGCTGTCGCCCAAGGATGCCCGCGCCGTGCTGGTCGGCGCGCAGTCCGGGGTCAAGTTGACGCTGCCCAAAGCCGACGTCAGCGAAAAGACCGTGCAGGTCGATGGTCAATCGTTGAGCCTGACCATCGTCCGGCCGGCCGGGGTCAAGGGTGAGCTGCCGGTGTTCATGTTCTTCCACGGCGGCGGCTGGGTGCTGGGGGATTTCCCGACGCACGAACGCCTGGTGCGGGATCTGGTGGTCGGTTCAGGGGCGGCGGCGGTGTTCG
Proteins encoded in this window:
- a CDS encoding sulfite exporter TauE/SafE family protein, with amino-acid sequence MMELLLYLLFGAALGTLGGIFGIGGGLIAIPLLGVWFGLDQQIAQGTALVMVVPNVMLALWRYHQRNRIELRHALPLAAMGFCFAWLGSIWAVGIDAQTMRIGFVAFLVALSAYNLLKMFGRRPAPSAEMRYSWPWLGVLGAASGTMGGLFGVGGAVVATPVLTSLFGTTQVVAQGLSLALALPSTGVTLVTYAVHHEVNWMIGLPLAIGGLASISWGVKVAHALPEKLLRGLFCGFLVLCAVMLAFKV
- a CDS encoding LysR substrate-binding domain-containing protein; translated protein: MSAYPSIDTDVLRTFVAIADQGGFTRAGEMVNRTQSAVSMQMKRLEEDVLQRQLFERDGRQVRLTAEGQVLLGYARRILKLHSEVFNTLREPHMVGTVRIGTPDDYVMRFLPGILSRFAQFYPLIQIEVHCESSKQLLQRTDLDLSIVTREPGNELGQLLRKERFVWAEAQNFSAHEQTPLPLAMFNSDCFCRLWACNALDAMGRDYRIAYNSSSLSALMAVVSAGLAITAQLESLITPDMRILGADEGLPLLPEASIMLIRNLNNPSPITECLAEHIVEGFKL
- a CDS encoding MarR family winged helix-turn-helix transcriptional regulator; this encodes MTSERDNCDDLLLDNQACFALHSTSLMMTKVYKPLLQALGLTYPQYLAMMVLWEQDGLTVGEISARLLTDPGSLTPLLKRLEAEGLLSRTRSKADERVVIVELTEAGRALRDKAQTVPQCILGASGFTLERLQKLQAELQALRGHLQDSLN
- a CDS encoding LysR substrate-binding domain-containing protein → MNPNQLTDQLGLFLDVLESGSFSAASRRHPLTPSAVARRIDSLESAVGSQLFVRSTHAVLPTSAGMAFAERARRIIAELQLARAEAVSLSSAPEGLIRIDAPAAFGRRHLAPVIADFLLLYPGLDVQMHLIDSFIDMAGANLGKVDLVLRAGQLADTRLVATPLASMVRVACASPDYLKRRGVPNHPAQLNEHDGLDWEGLAPPFAWKFEVDGQMQLHRPSRIRLSANNAEALACGAAAGLGVAHLPTWLASEYLLRGELLPLFCEHGLPPPECTGIYALRMEQQIHSRSRLLLEYLKTRFSPVPPWDLALQRQFARH
- a CDS encoding organic hydroperoxide resistance protein yields the protein MQTLYTAIATSTGGRDGRAISSDNVLDVKLATPKELGGAGGAATNPEQLFAAGYSACFIGALKFVASQTKRKIPDDASITAHVGIGQIPGGFGLDIDLHISLPGLEQADAQALVDAAHQVCPYSNATRGNVDVRLHVTV